From the Saccharomonospora marina XMU15 genome, the window TTCGGTAGTTAGGACTCACGTTATTCCGGTTCGGTTCCGTACACCAGCACGTGCGCACCGCTAGCTTTCCCGAGGCCGGTCCCGAAGCGCACGAATACGCACGAGGAATTTCTCGGCCTTCTGCTGCCCCTCCGCCGTGTCCTTCAGCCGCCTTGTCACCAACGCCAGCTTCTTCGACCGCTCCTGCGCGTCCATCTTGATGGTCTTGTCGAGTTCCTTCAGCTCCGCCTCGATCGCTTCGATCCGCCTGCTCAACGCGTCGTCCAGAGCGAGCGAAAGCTGCTGCTCCGCCTCGATCAGTTGCTCGGCGACCAACTGGTCGAGCGTGGAGCGGGCATCGGCGATGGACTCGACGAGCCACTGCTTGGTGTGCTGCTTGTCGGCGGCGTGCCTGCGGGTGCGCGACATCCACCAGCCCGCCCCGAGCCCGATCACGATCGTCGCGGGCAGCACCAGCGGGTTGAACAGCGCGAAGCCCGCGAGCGGCGCGGCCGCGAGTTTGGCCGCACCCGCTCCGCCGGAAACCCCCATGAACACCAGCAGCTTGTCCTCGGCCGTCGGCGGGCGCTTGTCCGGAGGGCGCAACACGACGGGTGGGCCTCCCGCACGCGCGAACTGCGAACGGATGATGGCCAGTTCCTCCGTGGAGAACAGCTCGGCCAGCGCCACCTCGGTCACGTGGTTGAGCCGCTGGGCCAGCGCACCGGAGATGCCCTGCGAGATGGCCTGCAACGCCGCGTCCACCTGCTGCGGGAGGTTCGCCAGCTCCTCGCGGCTCGCCGCGTCGATGCGTTGCCGGAAGTAGGCCTGCGCATCCCGCATCCGCCTGCTGGCCTCGTGCCCCAACTCCACGCGCGTGCGCTGCACCTCGCCGCGCAGTTTGAGCTGCCAGCCGCGCGTGGAGGAGCGGCGCTCCACGGTGAGGCGGTCCCTGCGCTCCCGCAGCCGCTGCGCCTCCGATTCACCGGCCGACAACGCCCTGCGCTCGGCGTTGAGCCTGGCCTGCTGCTCACCGAGCGCGCTGGAAAGCGCCCGCAACGTGTTGGCCTCGCCGAGCATCGCGGCCCTTCCCACGAGCAGCTCCTGCACCGCGGCCTGCAACGGCGCCACCCCCGACTTCTCCCGCAGCATCGCGGCGGCCTGCTCGTTCGGAGCACCTGCCGCCAGCTCGAACATGCGGGCCGAAACGGGGTAGATCGGTGCCTCCGCGAACCGGGGCGCGTGCTCGGCCAGCAGTTGCCGGTCGAGATCGAGCACCTGCCGCCAGCCGCGGAACTGGTCGATCTTGGAGAGCGCGAACACGACCGTCTCCACCCGGTCGGCCATCGTCGTGAGGAACCGCAGCTCGGTGGAGGTGAACGGGGCGGAGGCGTCGACAACGAACAACAGTGCGGTCGCGTTCGCCGCCGCCTCCATGGCCAACTCGCCGTGCGTGGAGTCCAACCCTCCCACACCCGGGGTGTCGACCAGCGAGATCCGCTCGAGCAGCGGCACGGGACCGCGGACCTCGACGTATCGGGGTGGCAGTTGGCCCTCCGGCAGGTCCCTGCCCGCGCAGACCCAGCGGGCGAGTTGGTCCAGCTCGAAACCGACCGGCGC encodes:
- a CDS encoding dynamin family protein, whose amino-acid sequence is MTTAPSLGRPSLPAQVKQAREALLTLLRELDPQAARWVEEQRRSRAAKPSVVVVGETNRGKSSLVNALLAERGLSPVDADVATATYLVFEHSDEWSAQACYPGQLAPVGFELDQLARWVCAGRDLPEGQLPPRYVEVRGPVPLLERISLVDTPGVGGLDSTHGELAMEAAANATALLFVVDASAPFTSTELRFLTTMADRVETVVFALSKIDQFRGWRQVLDLDRQLLAEHAPRFAEAPIYPVSARMFELAAGAPNEQAAAMLREKSGVAPLQAAVQELLVGRAAMLGEANTLRALSSALGEQQARLNAERRALSAGESEAQRLRERRDRLTVERRSSTRGWQLKLRGEVQRTRVELGHEASRRMRDAQAYFRQRIDAASREELANLPQQVDAALQAISQGISGALAQRLNHVTEVALAELFSTEELAIIRSQFARAGGPPVVLRPPDKRPPTAEDKLLVFMGVSGGAGAAKLAAAPLAGFALFNPLVLPATIVIGLGAGWWMSRTRRHAADKQHTKQWLVESIADARSTLDQLVAEQLIEAEQQLSLALDDALSRRIEAIEAELKELDKTIKMDAQERSKKLALVTRRLKDTAEGQQKAEKFLVRIRALRDRPRES